From the Plasmodium brasilianum strain Bolivian I chromosome 7, whole genome shotgun sequence genome, the window tcttttattatttatttttgttccatttaccagtaaaaattaatattttttcagtgacaaaaatttaaattaatatgaaatataattagttttttttttttttttttttttaaaaaagatattctaataaattttatgaattacCACTCGTGTATAGAGTATGAAAGTAGTGACATTTAAATGAAGCAAATTTagttttgcaaaaaaaaaaaaaaaattataaaaaagaaaaataaaagaaattacaaaaaattaaaaatattaggaaaaaataagaaaaggtGTTTTGTTCTTTAAGCACATTAAAAAGATTAACaggtttatattattttaatttttgcagtaaaatatacatatattatatacatatatttatatatataatatatatataatatatgtatatttacgtaCATGTAATTGAAAACTACACTACTGCACTTTACGTGTTCCCTCTATAGgtaaacattaaaaaaaataaaataattatattaggtATTATAATTCCacatatatcattttttattttaatagcATTTAGTAAGTAGCcgtacatgaaaaaaaaaaaaacaaaaaaactacatttcttttcaaatgaaacctgaaaaaaaaaacaaggaatcactattttttgaataatatttattatatatatatataaaaaaaaaatatatataattaatatatatatatatgtagaaatCTAAGCGTTTTAagctattattttatgaattagctataaaatataaatagagtgaaaaaaagaggaataaaatataaaaataaaggttATAATCTATAcccaaaaaaataacaaataaacagtttttatattttggtAGAAAACCTTAATTTTAACTTGTAAAAGTTATTTGAACTTTTTCcctcttcaatttttttattcctaagaaaataaacattcatttttaaaatatatagtttacATATtcctatgtatatatatatttatttattgttataaaCCATTATAGTAAttgtgaaaattataaacttTATATAGTTATgttaaacaaatattatgcgcttttttatttaattttttattaacgcCTTATTATAAGCGGTTGTAGTATAGAACTGCACTAACAGTTTTGAAAGATAgttttaaaattgaaaattttaattttttctttttatcgtTTTTTGACTGTATATGttttctacatatatatatatatttatgtatatgtgtgtgtatagaATAGGTGTTatgagaattttttttttttgtttattgaAGTTCCTGAGCAGATCTTTTGTTTTAGATTAAAACAGGaaagctttaaaaaaaaaaaatgctataATTCCTGTGTTTGTTTAAGCATTGGTTATGTCGTAAATgagttcatatatatatatatatgtatatatatcacacCTGATAATAGCaggaaattaataaaaaagaacatttGTAATTAAATTAGGAAAAAGATATGCCCATGTGTACATctctaattttttgaataataatttgtgtaaaatttttttttttgtatacgCAGACTTTGAAGGTTGCGTAAAGTGATAACTATTACAGTCATTTTTGTGCTTCATTTTATGTGAAAAATGAGgaacaaaatagaaaaaaaaaaaaattatgttctCATCTATTCTAAGAGTTACACTAATTTCTCTTCTACTGTTTATAGTGAAGGTATATAAACGAggatatacatatgtacatatatacatatgtaaatgtatgtacatttatatacatgtatatatatttgtatacattTCTTCCCGTTCTCTATTCTTAGGGAAATAGTTTAGAATTGGgcgtaaaagaaaaatctcCTGACATGCaatgtaaaaatggaaattcaCGAATTTTGACTAAAATAGATATAGGAATACAAAATGATAAAGATTTAGAAAAACATGGAAAAGAAGatcaaaaaacaaaagaaaagtttaaaaaaaaaggaattgaTGATTTGAAAGTATTTTTCCCAGATTTAccaaataataatgaaagtatatatttgGATGAATTAAACCctgaaaagagaaaaagaaaaggaagtGAACAGTTGGATGAAGACAGTCTAGAATTATTAGAACAAATgtggaaaaaagaatttcTACAGTGGAGGaaacatttatatgaaataaatagaGAAATATTTTGGGATTTCACAAGaatatgtttaataaataatatatatttttcatggGGCAATGGAGTATGgttgaaatataaaaatatattgaataagaaaatttcagaaaaagaatataaagaTTATGAAGATTATttagctttaaaaaataaaaatcc encodes:
- a CDS encoding hypothetical protein (Plasmodium exported protein), translated to MFSSILRVTLISLLLFIVKGNSLELGVKEKSPDMQCKNGNSRILTKIDIGIQNDKDLEKHGKEDQKTKEKFKKKGIDDLKVFFPDLPNNNESIYLDELNPEKRKRKGSEQLDEDSLELLEQMWKKEFLQWRKHLYEINREIFWDFTRICLINNIYFSWGNGVWLKYKNILNKKISEKEYKDYEDYLALKNKNPSDEECNKFISLKRNSFIEFYNTLKEEKTLFIDQVIMEWMKFKERFISRNIKSTMKEKKKLKRKLKKKLKKKKKKKSF